A portion of the Gemmatimonas sp. genome contains these proteins:
- a CDS encoding DUF1707 domain-containing protein: MTGVPYAPAALTDVQRDYVIQVLSAAFATDRLSMEQLDERLTAVYRARSLGELEVLLADPAETNRSLADQASINRVAADPVVPARGAALAIMGGFDRSGSWIVPRHLRVVAVMGGGQLDLRDAKLGAGTTEIEILTFWGGVDILVPTGVRVEVTGMAVMGGFSVRGAQATEDPNAPVLRISGLAVMAGVDVKHKGRDKHSEKRYLQALERAQKLRLRSGG; the protein is encoded by the coding sequence ATGACGGGAGTTCCGTATGCTCCTGCTGCACTGACTGATGTGCAGCGGGACTATGTGATACAGGTGTTGTCGGCGGCATTCGCGACCGACCGGCTGTCGATGGAACAGCTCGATGAGCGATTGACCGCCGTGTACCGCGCGCGATCACTCGGCGAGCTGGAGGTGCTGCTGGCGGATCCGGCCGAGACGAATCGCTCGCTGGCCGATCAGGCGTCGATCAATCGGGTCGCGGCCGATCCTGTGGTGCCGGCACGCGGTGCGGCGCTGGCCATCATGGGTGGCTTCGACCGGAGCGGCAGCTGGATCGTCCCACGGCATCTGCGCGTGGTCGCCGTGATGGGTGGCGGTCAGCTCGACCTGCGTGACGCGAAGCTGGGCGCTGGCACCACCGAGATCGAGATCCTCACCTTCTGGGGCGGCGTCGACATCCTCGTCCCCACCGGCGTGCGCGTCGAAGTGACGGGCATGGCGGTGATGGGCGGCTTTTCGGTGCGCGGCGCGCAGGCCACGGAAGATCCGAATGCGCCGGTGCTGCGCATCAGCGGCCTCGCGGTGATGGCCGGCGTCGATGTGAAGCACAAAGGGCGCGACAAGCACAGCGAGAAGCGCTACCTCCAGGCGCTCGAGCGGGCGCAGAAACTGCGACTCCGCTCGGGCGGCTGA
- a CDS encoding glycosyl hydrolase produces the protein MRSSFLIRRSGATAALLLLSVMPAAAQSTAKQSARSQATGLQRPAYDPALYSDGTKTNPAFKSLRWRNVGPSRGGRATAVTGDPTKPLVFYFGAVNGGVWKTTNAGQSWENITDGKTDLSSVGAITVAPSDPNVIWVGTGEGKPREDLTYGTGVYRSTDGGQTWTPRGLANAQQITSLRVHPSNPDVAFVTSLGHAFGPSPDRGVFRTTDGGATWKKVLYLNDSTGAADLSIDVNNPRIVYASMWKFQRTPWGMDAGAGRSGLWKSTDGGDTWKEITFNPGMPKGLIGKIGVAVSPANSQRVYANIEAQDSLGGVFRSDDAGATWSRTSGDQKFVVRPFYYMSLTADPVNENTVYVMNLTVHRSIDGGRTFTPIRVPHGDTHIMWVDPRDPNRLINGNDGGATISMDGGRTWSTQGNQPTSQFYHVTTDNQQPYRIYGAQQDNSTVSIASRSDNGFIGERDWFPVAGCENAYIAIDPKNPNVTFGGCYMGQLTRHDKSTNTRRDVSVWLGNYDGIAVKDVPQRFQWTFPIHFSPHDPTTLYTASQYVWRSKNQGASWDKISGDLTRADTNTMGRSGGPVSGDMTGTEWYATIFAFAESPVKAGVLWTGSDDGLVHVSTDNGSTWKNVTPKALGTFTRVSIIEASPFDAGTAYLAANRYQQDDFTPYLFKTTDYGATWTRIDAGIPMGAYTRAIRSDMKRKGLLFAGTETGIYMSFNDGASWEPLQLNLPRVSIRDIRVHDNDVIVATHGRAFWSIDDISSLRAIGDSITTKVTYLFAPSPAIRWASGGGRGGGAGANPSFGVTVDYWLKTKPAAPITMQFLESNGTVIRTFTSDAPDKKDSTGNVQADSAAKAARALQNVMQLAYAPADSVVHARIGANRFVWDLMYTGPKRIPGSINDDGSYEGAMAVPGDYSVRLIVGKDTLSRGFTVRPDPRVQLTAAEYTAQFDAATAVGARITSITEAVARMQDLQQQLDQRARQASSQAYADSVKTMATALRKKLEAVRAEVYEVYTKADQATLNYPIKLYQMLVTLNGQVNEGTNPPTRQHGEILTDLSTKLNVQLNTLQKLEDNDLQQFNALLTRLGVPNVFVAPKKPIG, from the coding sequence ATGCGTTCATCATTCCTAATACGTCGCAGCGGAGCCACCGCTGCGCTCCTGTTGCTCAGCGTGATGCCGGCCGCTGCGCAAAGCACCGCCAAGCAAAGCGCTCGCTCACAAGCCACGGGCTTGCAGCGCCCCGCCTACGACCCTGCCCTGTACAGCGACGGCACGAAGACGAACCCGGCCTTCAAGTCGCTGCGCTGGCGCAACGTCGGCCCCTCCCGTGGAGGTCGCGCCACGGCGGTGACCGGCGACCCCACCAAACCTCTGGTGTTCTACTTTGGCGCCGTGAACGGCGGCGTCTGGAAGACCACCAACGCCGGACAGTCGTGGGAGAACATCACCGATGGCAAGACCGACCTCTCCTCGGTCGGTGCGATCACCGTCGCGCCCAGCGATCCCAATGTGATCTGGGTCGGCACGGGCGAAGGCAAGCCGCGGGAAGACCTGACGTACGGCACGGGCGTGTACCGCTCCACCGACGGCGGGCAGACGTGGACGCCGCGCGGTCTCGCCAATGCGCAGCAGATCACGTCGCTCCGCGTGCACCCGTCGAATCCCGATGTCGCGTTCGTGACGTCGCTGGGCCACGCCTTCGGCCCGTCGCCCGATCGCGGCGTGTTCCGCACCACTGATGGCGGCGCCACGTGGAAGAAGGTGCTGTACCTGAACGACAGCACCGGCGCCGCCGACTTGTCGATCGACGTGAACAACCCGCGCATCGTGTATGCGTCGATGTGGAAATTCCAGCGCACCCCCTGGGGCATGGACGCCGGCGCCGGCCGTAGCGGCCTGTGGAAGAGCACTGACGGTGGCGACACCTGGAAAGAGATCACCTTCAATCCCGGCATGCCGAAAGGCCTGATCGGCAAGATCGGCGTGGCGGTCTCTCCGGCCAATTCGCAGCGCGTGTACGCGAACATCGAAGCGCAGGACTCGCTGGGTGGCGTGTTCCGCTCCGACGACGCCGGTGCTACGTGGTCGCGCACCAGCGGCGATCAGAAGTTCGTGGTGCGCCCGTTCTACTACATGAGCCTCACGGCGGATCCGGTGAACGAGAACACCGTGTACGTCATGAATCTCACGGTGCATCGCTCCATCGACGGCGGCCGCACCTTCACGCCGATACGTGTGCCGCACGGCGACACGCACATCATGTGGGTCGATCCCAGAGACCCGAACCGTCTTATCAACGGCAACGACGGCGGCGCCACGATCTCGATGGACGGCGGCCGCACGTGGAGCACGCAGGGCAATCAGCCCACGTCGCAGTTCTATCATGTGACTACCGACAATCAGCAGCCGTACCGGATCTACGGGGCGCAGCAGGACAACAGCACGGTGTCGATCGCCAGCCGCTCGGACAACGGCTTCATCGGTGAGCGCGACTGGTTCCCCGTCGCCGGCTGCGAGAACGCGTACATCGCGATCGATCCGAAGAATCCGAACGTGACCTTCGGCGGCTGCTACATGGGTCAGCTCACGCGTCACGACAAGTCCACGAACACCCGGCGCGACGTGTCGGTGTGGCTTGGCAACTACGACGGCATCGCGGTGAAGGACGTGCCGCAGCGATTCCAGTGGACCTTCCCCATCCACTTCTCGCCGCACGATCCCACCACGCTGTACACGGCGTCGCAGTACGTGTGGCGCTCGAAGAATCAGGGCGCCTCGTGGGACAAGATTTCCGGCGACCTTACGCGGGCCGACACCAACACCATGGGTCGCAGCGGCGGACCGGTGAGCGGCGACATGACCGGCACCGAGTGGTACGCCACGATTTTCGCGTTCGCCGAATCGCCGGTGAAGGCCGGCGTGCTCTGGACCGGCAGCGACGACGGCCTCGTGCATGTGTCCACCGACAACGGCAGCACGTGGAAGAATGTGACGCCGAAAGCCCTCGGGACGTTCACGCGCGTGTCGATCATCGAGGCGTCGCCGTTCGATGCCGGCACAGCCTACCTCGCGGCGAACCGGTATCAACAGGACGATTTCACACCGTATCTGTTCAAGACCACCGACTACGGCGCCACCTGGACGCGCATCGACGCCGGCATCCCGATGGGGGCCTATACTCGCGCCATCCGCAGCGATATGAAGCGCAAGGGCCTGCTGTTCGCCGGTACGGAAACAGGCATCTACATGTCGTTCAACGACGGCGCGAGCTGGGAGCCACTGCAGCTCAACCTGCCGCGCGTGAGTATCCGCGACATTCGCGTGCACGACAACGACGTGATTGTGGCCACGCACGGCCGCGCGTTCTGGTCGATCGATGACATCTCGTCGCTGCGCGCCATAGGCGACTCGATCACCACCAAGGTCACGTATCTCTTTGCGCCATCGCCGGCCATTCGCTGGGCAAGCGGCGGCGGACGTGGCGGTGGCGCGGGTGCGAATCCGTCGTTCGGTGTGACGGTAGACTATTGGCTCAAGACCAAGCCGGCCGCGCCGATCACGATGCAGTTCCTCGAGTCGAACGGCACCGTGATCCGCACGTTTACGAGCGACGCGCCGGACAAGAAAGACAGTACCGGCAACGTGCAGGCCGATTCGGCGGCTAAGGCCGCGCGCGCGCTGCAGAACGTCATGCAGCTCGCGTACGCACCGGCGGACTCCGTAGTGCACGCGCGCATCGGCGCCAACCGTTTCGTCTGGGATCTCATGTACACCGGTCCGAAGCGGATTCCGGGGTCGATCAACGATGACGGCTCGTACGAGGGCGCGATGGCGGTCCCGGGCGACTACTCGGTTCGTCTCATCGTGGGCAAGGATACGCTCTCCCGCGGGTTCACCGTGCGTCCCGATCCGCGCGTGCAGCTCACGGCCGCCGAGTACACGGCGCAGTTCGATGCGGCCACAGCCGTCGGTGCCCGCATCACCAGCATCACGGAGGCGGTCGCGCGCATGCAGGATCTGCAGCAGCAGCTCGATCAGCGCGCACGCCAAGCGAGTTCGCAGGCGTATGCGGATTCGGTGAAGACGATGGCCACCGCACTGCGCAAGAAGCTCGAAGCGGTGCGCGCCGAAGTGTACGAGGTGTACACCAAGGCCGATCAGGCCACGCTGAACTATCCGATCAAGTTGTACCAGATGTTGGTGACGCTGAATGGGCAAGTGAACGAAGGCACCAATCCGCCCACCCGCCAGCACGGCGAGATTCTCACCGATCTCTCCACGAAGCTGAACGTGCAGCTGAACACGCTGCAGAAGCTTGAAGACAACGACCTGCAGCAGTTCAATGCGCTGCTCACGCGCCTCGGCGTCCCGAACGTGTTCGTGGCGCCGAAAAAGCCGATCGGATAA
- a CDS encoding S9 family peptidase encodes MRPVPDRSLVPSAARVAVGGTLLVLSASPLWAQARRPMAWVDAQRLRSVAGTAISPDGTQMLYALSTPDWKEATTQSDIYVVRTDRGLESTRQLTFTTGKNESSPRWAPAGGWFAFSSNREGAAGETKQQLFLMRADGGEARRITNAKEGVSTFAFSKDGQWLVYRSGKANEEQLYALAMASLDRGTPVDSLMPTQLTKHPTGVGSWELAPDSRRIYFITADTVDSDEKARVEKKFTVAVRNAATSINSLWMVDLSSASRATTRVTRDTSLAVTAFVIAPDSKWVGFTAVPNDRYKRNITEQGIYADQFLLDTRDGSIERLTRNDESSESGLSFSPDARTIAFSASDDMVAYNMKNRRVYVRATDAKGAAFRKIGDLDGDVSADWWSADGKTIYFNEGLKATQQLFALDVASGKVKAVTDVKGVIAVTQDEATKRLMVSYQDPTTTPSMFTVPSLAALASRSSWTQLTDPNPWVREQLALGEATEVTWTSKDGKKVGGVLLKPVGYTPGKKYPLIVAIHGGPAAADQLSFNGGYGAQVYAGQGWAVLMPNYRGSTNYGEAHKNGIVGNYFEPGYNDIMTGVDALIAQGLVDETKMGVLGWSAGGHWSNWILTHTDRFKGISSGAGTSNWISMYAQSDVQRNRQYYLGNKLPYDDFDAYWKQSPIKYIRNAKTPTMIHVVEGDPRVPSPQSVELHMGLKRVGVPTELFMYPGASHGIPDARNRLVKSTAEMAWMNYWVLGSGKKFSWREVLETLEDPKAEKKVEVKGPEN; translated from the coding sequence ATGCGACCCGTGCCCGACCGATCGCTCGTTCCCTCTGCCGCCCGCGTGGCTGTGGGCGGCACTCTGCTAGTGCTGTCCGCTTCACCCCTCTGGGCGCAGGCCAGGCGGCCCATGGCCTGGGTGGACGCGCAGCGACTCCGCTCGGTGGCCGGCACCGCCATCTCCCCGGATGGCACCCAGATGCTGTACGCCCTCAGCACGCCCGACTGGAAAGAGGCGACCACCCAGAGCGATATCTACGTAGTACGCACCGACCGCGGGCTGGAGAGCACGCGGCAGCTCACCTTCACGACGGGCAAGAACGAGTCGTCGCCGCGGTGGGCTCCCGCCGGCGGATGGTTTGCGTTCTCGTCCAATCGAGAGGGAGCGGCGGGTGAGACGAAGCAACAGCTGTTCCTCATGCGCGCCGACGGTGGTGAAGCGCGGCGCATCACGAATGCAAAAGAAGGCGTGAGCACGTTTGCCTTCAGCAAGGACGGACAGTGGTTGGTGTACCGCAGCGGCAAGGCCAACGAAGAACAGCTCTACGCGCTCGCCATGGCGTCGCTCGACCGCGGCACGCCGGTGGATTCGCTCATGCCCACGCAACTCACCAAGCACCCCACGGGGGTGGGCAGTTGGGAGCTGGCCCCGGATTCCCGTCGCATCTACTTCATCACCGCCGATACCGTCGATTCCGATGAAAAGGCGCGTGTGGAGAAGAAGTTCACCGTCGCCGTGCGGAACGCGGCCACGTCGATCAACTCGCTGTGGATGGTCGACCTGTCGTCGGCATCGCGCGCCACCACGCGCGTCACGCGTGACACGTCGCTGGCGGTCACCGCCTTCGTGATCGCGCCCGACAGCAAGTGGGTGGGCTTCACGGCGGTGCCGAACGACCGGTACAAGCGCAACATTACCGAGCAGGGGATCTACGCCGACCAATTCCTGCTCGACACGCGCGACGGCAGCATCGAGCGGCTCACGAGGAATGACGAGTCGTCCGAATCGGGGCTCTCGTTCTCGCCCGACGCGCGCACGATCGCGTTTTCGGCGTCGGACGACATGGTGGCGTACAACATGAAGAACCGTCGCGTGTACGTGCGCGCGACCGATGCGAAGGGCGCCGCGTTCCGCAAAATTGGAGATCTCGACGGCGACGTCAGCGCCGACTGGTGGTCGGCCGACGGCAAGACGATCTATTTTAACGAAGGCCTCAAGGCCACCCAGCAGCTGTTCGCCCTCGATGTGGCGTCGGGCAAGGTGAAGGCCGTGACCGATGTGAAGGGTGTCATCGCGGTGACGCAGGACGAGGCCACCAAGCGCCTGATGGTGTCGTATCAGGATCCGACCACGACGCCGTCCATGTTCACGGTGCCATCGCTGGCGGCGCTGGCCTCACGCAGTTCGTGGACGCAGCTCACCGATCCCAATCCGTGGGTGCGCGAGCAGCTCGCGCTCGGCGAAGCAACCGAAGTGACGTGGACGTCGAAGGACGGCAAGAAGGTGGGTGGCGTGCTGCTCAAGCCGGTCGGCTACACGCCGGGCAAGAAGTATCCGCTCATCGTGGCCATTCACGGCGGTCCGGCCGCGGCCGATCAGCTGTCGTTCAATGGCGGCTATGGCGCGCAGGTCTACGCGGGGCAGGGGTGGGCGGTGTTGATGCCCAACTACCGTGGCTCCACGAACTACGGTGAGGCGCACAAGAACGGCATCGTCGGCAATTACTTCGAGCCGGGTTACAACGACATCATGACCGGTGTCGATGCGCTCATCGCTCAGGGCCTGGTCGACGAGACCAAGATGGGCGTGCTGGGCTGGAGCGCCGGTGGTCACTGGAGCAACTGGATTCTCACGCACACCGATCGCTTCAAGGGCATCTCGAGTGGTGCCGGCACGTCGAACTGGATTTCCATGTACGCGCAGTCCGACGTGCAGCGGAACCGGCAGTACTATCTCGGCAACAAGCTCCCGTACGACGACTTCGACGCCTACTGGAAGCAGTCGCCGATCAAGTACATCCGAAATGCGAAAACGCCCACGATGATCCACGTGGTGGAAGGCGATCCGCGCGTGCCGAGCCCGCAGAGCGTGGAGCTGCACATGGGCCTCAAGCGGGTGGGTGTGCCGACGGAGCTGTTCATGTATCCGGGTGCCTCGCACGGCATTCCCGATGCGCGCAACCGGCTCGTGAAGAGCACCGCCGAGATGGCGTGGATGAACTACTGGGTGCTCGGCAGCGGCAAGAAGTTCTCGTGGCGTGAGGTGCTGGAGACGCTCGAGGATCCGAAGGCCGAGAAAAAGGTCGAGGTGAAGGGACCGGAGAACTGA
- a CDS encoding circularly permuted type 2 ATP-grasp protein, with amino-acid sequence MSTSAIARYHDVLQDGAIAQASAEVLDRQLRHDGLFFGERALCSVLRPRFLSLGQYQQLARACALVGSAFEKVRVAAMADSELRAQFGLTAWEEQLIHADPGFDVASPTSRLDAFFAEGEGGLKFTEYNAETPAGAAYNDALSRAFLSLPVMHAFSRTHIAVPLPAAPSVVHSLLNAYYSWRGVREAPTIVILDWKEVPTYSEFVLFEREFQALGLDAFIGDPRDAEYTNGRLMIGGKHVTMIYKRVLIDELVTREGLDSPVVRAVREGAVCMVNPFRCKMLHKKASLAVLSDERQAPLLTANEQAAVAAHVPWTRVVQARHTQYGASRVDLVEFTAANRATLVLKPNDEYGGKGIVLGWTVSDTEWEAAIATALAEPYIVQERVEIPSELWPAWTDGALHLGERMLDTAPFLADGITMSGCLTRIATDPLLNVTAGGGSNVPTFLVEQR; translated from the coding sequence ATGTCAACATCCGCGATTGCGCGGTACCACGATGTGCTGCAGGATGGCGCAATCGCGCAGGCCAGCGCCGAAGTTCTCGATCGGCAACTGCGGCATGACGGGCTCTTCTTTGGGGAGCGCGCGTTGTGCAGCGTCTTGCGCCCGCGCTTCCTGAGTCTCGGCCAATACCAGCAGCTGGCCCGCGCCTGCGCCCTCGTCGGATCGGCCTTCGAAAAAGTCCGGGTAGCCGCCATGGCGGACTCGGAATTACGGGCCCAGTTCGGGCTGACGGCGTGGGAGGAGCAGCTCATTCACGCCGACCCCGGATTCGACGTCGCCAGCCCGACCTCCCGCCTCGACGCGTTTTTCGCGGAAGGGGAGGGGGGGCTCAAGTTCACGGAATACAACGCGGAGACGCCGGCCGGGGCGGCGTACAACGATGCGTTGTCGCGCGCCTTCCTGTCGTTGCCGGTCATGCATGCGTTCAGCCGGACCCATATTGCCGTGCCGCTACCCGCTGCGCCGTCGGTCGTGCACTCGCTTCTGAACGCGTACTACAGTTGGCGCGGCGTGCGCGAGGCACCCACGATCGTCATTCTCGATTGGAAGGAAGTGCCGACGTACAGCGAATTCGTGCTCTTTGAGCGCGAGTTTCAAGCGCTCGGGCTCGACGCCTTCATCGGTGATCCGCGCGACGCCGAGTACACGAACGGCAGGCTGATGATCGGTGGCAAGCACGTCACGATGATCTACAAGCGCGTGTTGATCGACGAACTGGTCACCCGCGAAGGGCTCGATTCGCCCGTCGTGCGAGCTGTACGTGAAGGTGCGGTGTGCATGGTGAACCCGTTCCGCTGTAAGATGTTACATAAGAAGGCCTCACTTGCCGTGTTAAGTGACGAACGGCAGGCGCCGTTGCTCACCGCCAACGAACAGGCGGCCGTCGCCGCCCATGTTCCTTGGACACGTGTGGTGCAGGCGCGACACACGCAGTATGGCGCCAGTCGTGTGGATCTCGTGGAATTCACGGCGGCGAACCGTGCCACCCTCGTGCTCAAGCCCAACGATGAGTATGGCGGAAAGGGAATCGTGCTGGGCTGGACGGTCAGCGACACCGAATGGGAAGCGGCGATCGCGACGGCACTTGCCGAGCCCTATATCGTGCAGGAGCGGGTGGAAATTCCCAGCGAACTGTGGCCGGCGTGGACCGACGGCGCGCTTCATCTTGGAGAGCGTATGCTCGATACCGCGCCCTTTCTCGCGGACGGCATTACGATGTCTGGGTGTCTCACGCGCATCGCGACCGATCCGCTGCTGAACGTCACCGCCGGCGGTGGCTCAAACGTCCCTACTTTTCTCGTCGAACAACGCTGA
- a CDS encoding gamma-glutamyl-gamma-aminobutyrate hydrolase family protein: MSSLKRPVIGLTTQTLHSIDGIPPGLPSSWVMNQRYFLAATMVGAVPWMIPLLDDDLLTLREIYERLDGILIPGGVDISPLEYGEAVRKECGNLDPARDRVELQLVRWAIEDGKPVFGLCRGLQVINVASGGTLWQDLASQNPAFNKHDFFPTAGFERDHLAHEVDIVPDTKLSRLLESTRSPVNSMHHQGIKQLGQRLVASATADDGLIEAVEGDGEAFLVGVQWHPEVFEMADPHTRHLFGGFIRAAMDWSTANSTSRVGVGG, translated from the coding sequence ATGTCGTCTTTGAAACGCCCGGTGATCGGGCTCACCACGCAAACGCTGCACTCGATCGATGGCATCCCACCGGGGTTACCCTCGTCGTGGGTGATGAATCAGCGCTACTTCCTGGCCGCCACCATGGTGGGTGCCGTGCCTTGGATGATCCCCCTGCTCGACGACGATCTCCTGACGCTCCGCGAGATCTACGAACGGCTCGACGGCATTCTGATTCCCGGCGGCGTGGACATTAGCCCCCTCGAGTACGGGGAGGCTGTCCGCAAGGAATGCGGCAATCTCGACCCCGCGCGCGACCGCGTCGAACTGCAACTGGTGCGTTGGGCGATCGAGGATGGCAAGCCGGTGTTCGGCCTCTGCCGAGGCCTGCAGGTGATCAATGTGGCGTCGGGCGGTACGCTGTGGCAGGACCTCGCATCACAAAACCCCGCTTTCAACAAGCACGACTTTTTTCCGACGGCCGGCTTCGAGCGCGATCACCTCGCGCACGAAGTCGACATCGTTCCGGACACAAAGTTGTCACGCTTGCTCGAATCCACACGGTCGCCCGTGAACAGCATGCATCATCAAGGCATTAAGCAGTTGGGGCAGCGCCTGGTTGCGTCGGCCACTGCTGACGACGGCCTGATCGAAGCGGTTGAAGGCGACGGTGAGGCGTTTCTGGTCGGGGTGCAATGGCACCCGGAAGTGTTCGAGATGGCGGATCCACATACTCGACATCTGTTCGGCGGCTTCATTCGTGCCGCGATGGATTGGTCCACGGCGAACAGCACGTCCCGCGTGGGCGTGGGGGGTTAA
- a CDS encoding carboxylate-amine ligase, whose protein sequence is MRAPSLTVGIEEEYQIIDPVTRDLTPGFDALVSSSDAQLADVKAELHQCQVEIGTKVCSSIAELRSELVNLRRLVINAAGQHGLTIASAGTHPFSNWMNQEMTPKERYLGVKAELQDLAHRLLIFGTHVHVGIEDPEFRIDCLNAARYILPHILCLSTSSPFWFGRNTGLHSYRSIVFKNFPRTGVPRILNGWGDYADLVDTLVKTRSIPDGSKIWWDVRPHHIYPTLEFRACDVNTKVDEAVCIAAILQAVVAKMWKLRRDNMTFRVYAQDLIEENKWRAVRWGLGGKLIDFGKKEELPAPVLIRELVEWFLDDVLDELGTRKEVEYAFRILDEGSSAQRQLATYARTGDLRAVVDQLIRETAEGVCEPFLGPPLESAYSREAAVPGSMPTPTAPLSAVRGQSVP, encoded by the coding sequence ATGCGCGCTCCGAGCCTGACGGTCGGAATCGAGGAAGAGTACCAGATCATCGACCCGGTCACGCGTGACCTCACGCCAGGGTTCGATGCCCTCGTGTCGAGCAGCGACGCGCAGTTGGCCGACGTGAAAGCCGAGCTCCACCAGTGCCAGGTGGAAATCGGCACGAAGGTGTGCTCCTCGATTGCCGAACTGCGTTCGGAGCTGGTAAACCTGCGCCGACTGGTGATCAATGCGGCCGGCCAGCACGGCCTGACCATCGCCTCGGCCGGTACACATCCCTTCTCCAATTGGATGAATCAGGAGATGACGCCGAAAGAGCGGTACCTCGGCGTGAAGGCGGAGCTGCAGGACCTTGCCCACCGCCTGCTCATTTTCGGGACCCATGTGCATGTGGGCATTGAAGATCCGGAATTCCGGATCGACTGCCTGAATGCCGCGCGATACATCCTGCCTCACATTTTATGTTTGTCCACATCGTCGCCCTTCTGGTTCGGGCGCAACACGGGGCTGCACTCTTATCGCAGCATCGTGTTCAAGAACTTTCCGCGCACCGGTGTACCGCGCATCCTGAACGGATGGGGCGACTACGCGGATCTCGTGGACACGCTCGTGAAAACGCGCAGCATTCCCGACGGATCGAAGATCTGGTGGGACGTGCGCCCGCACCACATTTACCCGACGCTTGAGTTCCGCGCCTGTGATGTGAACACGAAGGTCGACGAGGCGGTGTGCATTGCCGCGATCCTGCAGGCGGTGGTCGCCAAGATGTGGAAGCTGCGCCGCGACAACATGACGTTCCGGGTCTACGCGCAGGATCTCATTGAAGAGAACAAGTGGCGCGCCGTCCGGTGGGGACTCGGCGGCAAGCTGATCGACTTCGGCAAGAAGGAAGAGCTGCCGGCACCGGTGCTGATCCGCGAACTGGTGGAGTGGTTCCTCGACGACGTGCTCGACGAACTCGGTACTCGCAAGGAAGTCGAGTACGCGTTTCGCATCCTCGATGAAGGATCGAGCGCGCAGCGCCAGCTCGCGACGTACGCGCGAACGGGAGATCTGCGGGCGGTCGTCGACCAACTCATCCGCGAGACGGCCGAGGGGGTATGCGAGCCGTTCCTTGGTCCGCCGCTCGAGTCGGCGTACTCACGTGAGGCGGCTGTTCCGGGGTCGATGCCCACCCCGACCGCCCCATTGTCGGCGGTACGAGGGCAGTCGGTCCCGTAA
- a CDS encoding SDR family NAD(P)-dependent oxidoreductase, translated as MSTPTLSDRPVVVITGASGGIGAALARHVAPTHALSLVARRHAELQAVGDELTAATGSPVLTITADVTSRGEVQRIVRETLAHFGRIDAWVNNVGQGITRMPSELTDDDIDDMMRINVKSALYGMQEVLPHFMTAGRGHVVNVSSMLGRAPFALQRSAYSAAKHFLNALTANFRTEVQSTHPDIHVSLISPGVVRTDFGLNARHGGVDSRALPESQSADDVAAVIAAVLHDRRPDVYTRTGSAARIASAYASIGVDP; from the coding sequence ATGAGCACACCGACTCTCTCCGATCGCCCCGTGGTCGTTATCACGGGGGCGAGTGGCGGCATTGGGGCGGCGCTGGCGCGTCACGTGGCGCCCACGCACGCCTTGTCCCTTGTCGCGCGACGCCACGCGGAACTTCAAGCCGTGGGCGACGAGCTGACTGCGGCGACTGGATCGCCAGTCCTGACCATCACCGCCGATGTCACAAGTCGCGGCGAGGTCCAGCGCATCGTACGCGAGACGTTGGCGCACTTCGGTCGGATCGATGCCTGGGTGAACAACGTGGGTCAGGGCATCACCCGCATGCCATCTGAACTCACCGATGACGACATCGACGACATGATGCGCATCAACGTGAAGTCGGCGCTGTACGGCATGCAGGAGGTGTTGCCGCACTTCATGACCGCCGGCCGCGGACACGTGGTCAATGTCTCGTCTATGCTCGGGCGCGCGCCCTTCGCCCTGCAACGCTCGGCATACAGTGCGGCCAAGCATTTCCTGAACGCACTCACGGCGAACTTCCGCACCGAGGTGCAGTCAACGCACCCGGACATCCACGTCTCCCTGATCTCCCCGGGCGTCGTGCGCACCGACTTCGGCCTCAATGCCCGCCATGGTGGCGTCGACTCTCGAGCGCTCCCGGAATCGCAGAGCGCCGACGACGTGGCGGCCGTGATCGCCGCCGTGCTTCATGACCGCCGACCGGACGTCTACACGCGTACCGGATCGGCGGCGCGCATTGCCAGCGCGTACGCGTCGATCGGCGTCGACCCGTAA